TGTGATGACATAGTATTTTTATGATAACACAGTATATTTGTGATTACATAGTTTTTTTTTGATGACATGGTATATCATTGAAGACATAGTATTTTAGTGATGacatacatatgtatatgtaaaAGGTATAAAACTGTAATGAGTGTCAAATGTTAACATACAGCATATATTATtagacatttttacctattatgtctgtttgttttgttcacacatcattgtcaatattttggaattttacgcaactgtcatacaagtaagaggttaagctagttatgaaccaagtcaggaacatttattattcattcgtttgatctgtttgaggttttgattttgacatttgattagggactttccgttttgaattttcctctgagttcagtatttttgtgattttactttttaattgcaatcaaaatgataaacaacacatgtacatgtagtattaaaGTTGTACAACCAAATATTGGTTaaaaaattaacaagaaaatatgaCGATCTTAATAATATCAAAAacctttatttttcataaaaggaatttttgttcttctttttctttctttgacATTGAGTAAACAAATTTTTATAGTACTGCAAGAGCACTTACAATATCcagtttttgaattattttgcatAAACTTTGTGTAACCATGATTTTATCCTTTAATAAAAAAATCTCTGTTCTGTCtgttttaaacaatatatgtCATAAAGGATGTATTGTTAAGCATTCTTACTATATTAAAATTATACTAGACTAAAACTGCAAATTTAtgttatcattttatatattaatcagtttccataaaatatttcataatacaaACATGTACTAGTGTATATTTAATACATACCTGATGTAATTTCTTGAGGGATTCATTACCAACTTTAAGTCCTTGCACAACCTGGCTTTCTACTTGAGCAAATTCTAAATCAGTCACCtgtaaaatgaaaatacataCATGAATTTGTCAATCCTTACTTGCAATTAAACTAAtcttgtcaaatcgtacacttgaCGTAACCAGTTACTCAGAttatcgttcgaccgattaactgGTAAACCAGTAGTTTAAGTTGATGTTGGAAGACCTTACctatagtaccctacacatataTATAGAAGATGTCAAAGCCTTGCACAATggagattgcacattcagatgtaggtctacacaatataagaataaaaatgaaataataaagtaAATCGTAAAACTTAATCGTATTACTGATTTAATGTTACTgttaacaaaacatatatatactaattatttttccttaagatcttgccccgagTTGAGAGACAAAAAACatgagttatttctgaaaatatttttgcTAGTTATACCATTCTGTCTATGTTATCTAACTGTCCATCCGTCTTCTCCAGTAATGACTCCTGGAACTTCTTCTTTCTCAACATTAACTTAGCTTTACTGTGAAAAGAAAATGAAAGGAAAGATTGTTACACAAATATCTCAAAACATTATGTCAAtaaaatttaccataaaatataatgtatctACTGGTAAACAGTAATTAACATGGCACCTTCcttcattcatataaaaaaaccAAGTACTGTATGTTctgttaaagtttaaaaaaaattgacacaaatTTACATGTGCATGTACTTTACAGAGTGCATTATTGACTGTATAACTGTAAATGTTTCTATTTTTGCAACATAGTTCATAAAATATGCAAATTCAAAACATAGTTCATAAAATATGCAAATTCAAAACATAGTTCATAAAATATGCATATTCATACCATATTTTACGTATGATACTTACTCTTTTCTCCCATCATGCAACAGCTGTTTAGCCACATTTCTATCTTTTTCTATCTGTACATTGATCTTCTTTTGGTATTGCTTTAGTTTGTCCCTTTGTTGCTTTAATTGctggaaaatgaaaaataaactacTACATCTACAAATGTTCTACTGTGTATggtttactacatgtactaacatAATCCAATTGTACATCTATAATATGTCTATATGATATTTACCAGTATGACATGATTTGGTGAATgtgaattttaaaatgaattgtcttaaatacatgtacatgtaacttacAAAAGTTTGTCTACCAATTACAGATTTGATTATAATTTCACACACTTTTAACAcaagttacttccctttgtcaattgTAGACTGGTTCAATATTTAACATATTTGGCTTCTGTCCAGGCAAAACGTGTTAAGACAAAAGTGATATATtggtatttttaaacaattttttaggAAAAAACTGCTCAAATTAAAGCTCACAATATGCCTCTGAAAGAAACATACAactttgttaatgtcctttttttctgttgaacttgTATATACAGACCATGCAGTCatgctttgttgatttttattacttttacctGCAATCAACAGGTCATAAAACCCTCCCAGATGGGAGTAATTACTTGGTGTTTATTTGGGAGAGAAATCTGTGTTTCACAGTGTGACACTGTGTTACACCAGAATCAGTGTTGGGAGTATGAGATTACATCCTCTCTGTGTGTACTGTAGAggttatattgaaataaaaaaagaacttaattacatagcttaaatttaacaattatatatttcGTGTTATGTATAGcttaattgaaaacaataatatacaaatatagcctttgtatgaggtagatacaaggatatattgacctgaaagaagtatattcaCTGAGGATGAAGTCCAAGGTCGATATACTTCTATGGGTcaatatatcctgtattgacctcaaacaaaggctatatttgttatattattaatttcccactatattttattgtatcaaaattgtcatttgattttgttggaattttatagatctatatcatattgtctccttgacaataacaaaatattagttgttatttcaattgcttttttttgtttgtttgtcatcttaTGTATTAAAAGAGTTTTTTCGTCATATAATCggtcacagatatcatttgttttaaaacgtttaagatcgtttaacaatatcctgaaattcaatacatgacgtcacaaagtatatcgttttttagatattctaaaaataactgtgcaatatgctttttgctgtctaccgttttctctctacctaaaatatagtttaacatgtgactatccctaaacgaatcaaatttgttaaaatatacgaattaataatattaaaaaatataggtcacctatgacttaaaaaagatttttcaattttagtgccaaaaaatggcatttttgtaccaaagggagataatttggagctttttcaatgatattaacattttaaaagtcatctggagcCCAACcaaatcaattttttttgtcgatttttgtaccatatcataaagtaataactaatagagcaaaagataaaatttgtaataaaaaaacaaatgtttaatatttcGCTGAAATTTTTGTACATGCACCTGCAAGCCTTCTTATGTACTTGGGAAATGGGTGTGCTCTAACCATGCTAACATTTTTGTCTAATATGCAAacaaaggtatgttgatttttttttaacacaagatACTAGAATAAGGTATTGTTTTGAGATGAAATGACTACCACTTTAATCAAACTTAAGGCATTATAGCTATGAATGCTTGAAGTTGTAGAATTTAACATTCAAAgccagggctatgaatcaatggTTTCATTCCTTATCATGCTTAAGGGTACCAAAAACTGGCCTCTATATAATGTGACAAAAATCCATTTGATtgattaaaccaaaagttccaagtAATGAAATTGAAGTCATCTCTTCGTATGTTTAAcagacgccatcacaagttggttgactaCGTGTATTTTCAAGATTATGGAATATGTGTTTCACAAATGAAAGCAGATCTATATGTTCCTGATGTGGTTACGGTTACCTCAATCCTGTACCTTTTTCCtgaatatgacctaccaaattataattattattaggtttgtaataacataagtactatgaagggtgccacatgtgatgCAGGAACTGGTTATCAATACCCTTccagaacacctgagatcacccactGTTTTTTGTGCTATTGTTTTTCTATTGGTCTTTTTCAGTTAAAACCATGAATTTGTCTGGGTTTTTATATTGACATATGAGTTtgaccctctggtatctttcgtccctcttttagcaaTCTAGTAAATCTATGTAAAATAAGACAAGTCTTTTCATTTTGATCATTGGATGTTTCTAGTATCTATATCTGGTTCATTTATTAGGTGGAATTACAAAGAAACTTTGTAACAAACTTATAATAgcaaaatttaaacataattgttTGAAACAATTTACTGAAAATATTTGGCAGTCATCTTcattgtatttttcttattttgtgtGAGCTGATTTACCAATACTGCTTTGTCTTGTTCTGTAACTCTTGATTCTGTCTTTTTATCTTTTCCCTTTGAAGAAAACAGTCCTCCCATCTTTTATTAATCCGTTTACATACACATAATTTCAGTTTCTACACTTTTATGTTTTGTGAAAGTTGACAGCACAACGCCTAGATCACGATGTAAGAATTTTTCTCATTGGTCTAAATAGACCAGTTTCACATAAGCTACTAATCAACGCTGATCTCGAAATCTTCTGCGTGTTTGAGTTTAAATCTCGCGATAATTAACGATATCATACGTGACAGGGGGCTACTGATATTTAGCAACACAATAATAAATCAACCGCTTATAATTACTGCGTTATGTACATTGCTGTATGTCAGTTTGATTTTTcgtgaaaagagaaaaatattttgataaagagaAAACAGCCTTAACATCAGAAATTCATTTAATTTCAGTTCTGTTCcagtttttcttaaatattttttacatcttCTTCACATGCATGTAAAGGGTTTTTACGGTCTACATATAGGTTTAGTATCATAGACTcgaacttttaattttcttttaaaaaaatacaggttaCTGTTATGGTGACTTTTGCATGAAATTTTATGGGTACAAGGACATGATACCGGCACTACTAAATAATCGAAATTTCCAATAATGGTAGTACAATGTAGGGGAGTATAATATATAATGTTCAACGAAAATTGATAGAATTTTTCCTTACATACTCTTGTCAAAGATGTAGTACATAATTATTGTGATATGCTAACAATATGAAAAACACAATGATAGATCACCGAGTGTTTTCAAGCTATACGCTGTGAAAATATGAAgcattttgtatggattaaacAGAGGCATTTTTAAGGTAAAACAAATGATAGAATTCCAAAGTAAAATGTGAGAAAATAGCTCTTATAAAATGCGTTcagaaaacaacagaaaaaatggAGTCACCATGCGTTTTATCTTGTTTAGCGTACATGGCATATAACATTAATAGAACACTTTCCTATTGATTGTAATAGACACGTAGTAGACAGGGCCCTGGtaccgtgttgaagaccgtacattgacctatagttgttaaactTTTGATACATTGTGACATGGACTGATCGACAGTTgaatcattggcactcataccacatctgcttatttgtatgtacatttgtttcaaatatttctgtgtcaATGATGTTTTAGACGGCCATGATATAAATGAAGTGAGATATAAGGCAGTTTTAAAATACGTATTAGAAATACAGGTTCATCTTCAATTTTCAAAGATCGGACTATAATACAATGCATTCAATATCATTTTAATTTCTAAGCTATGTTCATGATCGATTTCGTCTAAGCAGAGGTTCCGTGCCAGCGGGGCGAGTAATTTTCTACATATTGTCAACTTTATCATTTTTCGTGCCATTAAAAGTAATTGAATATCCTGTATTTACAACAAGCGATGTATGCCTTAAATTAAGATCAAATGCTGAATGACCCCCtcctaaattattaaaatattcccAGTGGCATTAACCACACTGGCCATGATATCTCAGTGTTAATAAGGTACCAGGGTTAACATTTTAAACATCTGTACTAGGGGatgaccatttgattttcaggaGGGGGGgtagaaaaataatattcttaGACTAATTTCCTAATAAATAATTATGACCTAGGCAGGATGGAAAAGAATGATCTGCAACACAAACTACAGGAAATAATTGTGTACAAAAGTTAAATGAATTATCAAACGGTCGCCCTTTTTCAGTAACTGTATATACAGAAAAGGGTACGTTTTATCAATTTTCACCTGGTGAGATTATACAAGGTGAAACGAGGATTCCACATGGCCAAGGTGTTAATTGCCTTCTTAATTTATGACCTTATACTATGTATATGAAGTGAGCCCCGCTTATTTATCTAATTTATTCTTCCCGTTAGGTGAACGATCTCAGCGTGAATTCGTGACATTTAAAGGTACAATTAATATAAAGCCAGGCGGCATATCAGATCGTATATAATACTGCAATCAACAACACAGCAGTAGTccgttttaaaatctttttttgtgTCAATTGTTAATAATTAAAGTTGTCTGgtcaatataaattttatattttgattcaaaTGATGCTCATGTTGTTAGAAATGACCCAAATGTAAACGCAAACACTCAATCAGATGCTTGTTTTTCCAAGTCTTAATGGTCACTGCTTACAACCGTTAGCCCCCAGTTGATAAACTCTCTAGAATTATCGCGTGATTTCATAGTTTTGCTAATTAGATTAGACATGCGCAGTTAAATGTGAAACTGGTGTATTGCAGTTTCTGCGGAGCGCTACTTTCACTTTCGATTTGGTGCAAGTGCCCGCCCATTATAACAAACTAAGATTTTTAGCTTATATATGACTTATTCTCAGTCTGTCAGGATCATTATAAAACACAACTTATTACATAGAACGTGGTTCAGTCAGGGATTATTATTGTGAGTAGGATATACGCAAAGATCTGCCAAAAATATACTAGTCTTATTCTAGGAGTATTATACAGGTTGGGAACAATTCCTCAAATGAAGGGAAGCCCCTCGATGTAACGactatcccttttatgaggggaACATTTCAAGTAATACATTTTTGTTGCTGTTGTAAATACCAGTTCTTAGTACAAAAGGCACATATGAAAGTATGTAAAATAAACTGGCAAATACTTCCTACTAAATGGCACAAAATAAACATTTACCACCTATGggaattataaataaaattaggGTCGATCTTTTCACCATCAAACACCCAAAAAGACCACTAACCCTGAAGAAAAACAGTCGTTACACAATACAACTATAAAGTCAATTAAGTAacataaaatacatgaaatataatcATATTCTcatgtttttcacatttttatgTAAAGTTGAGAATTAAGATAAAACTGAAAAGCACTCCAgattcatcaatatttttttccgaTTTACATTGTCTATACATTGAATATCGTTGTATATTATCTTataatctttagttttcaataaattagaaataaataagttaaaacattttatttaaagtaaaattatcacaataattatatttgaaaaaatgatagACTTGCAAGTGTACTGTCCTGACAACAGCCTTGCAAGACTGTTCTGTTTGGTTCTCTTGTTATCATTGCTTATTGATTTGTAAATTTATGTATAAACATGTCCTCCTCTTTCAGAAAGTCtgtcaaaatatataataaagatgaaaacaattatatttgGCTTTGTTAGATGGTATTTTAATGTGTTCGGTGGTGTTCTGCTGTGTTCAGTGGTGAAAAGACCTACCGATAAAAATATGTGGTTAATGCAGTTAATGAATGGTTTATCTGTTTTTCAGAACAATGAAAATAGATgcagaataaaattgaaaaaagatg
This genomic window from Mytilus galloprovincialis chromosome 9, xbMytGall1.hap1.1, whole genome shotgun sequence contains:
- the LOC143045126 gene encoding charged multivesicular body protein 6-A-like; amino-acid sequence: MGGLFSSKGKDKKTESRVTEQDKAVLQLKQQRDKLKQYQKKINVQIEKDRNVAKQLLHDGRKDKAKLMLRKKKFQESLLEKTDGQLDNIDRMVTDLEFAQVESQVVQGLKVGNESLKKLHQLLSLEDVEKIMDETREGIEYQQEIDDLLSGGLSAQDEDDVLAELDAIVQAEVTDELPDVPDDELPEEKRKERARKEKRQAEALAS